In Camelina sativa cultivar DH55 chromosome 16, Cs, whole genome shotgun sequence, a single window of DNA contains:
- the LOC104752862 gene encoding autophagy-related protein 8c gives MANSSFKLEHPLERRQIEASRIRDKYPDRIPVIVERAERSDVPNIDKKKYLVPADLTVGQFVYVVRKRIKLSAEKAIFVFVKNTLPPTAAMMSSIYDENKDEDGFLYMTYSGENTFGLV, from the exons ATGGCTAATAGCTCTTTTAAGTTGGAACACCCACTGG AGAGGAGACAAATTGAAGCTTCTCGCATCAGGGACAAGTATCCAGACAGGATTCCa GTGATTGTAGAGAGAGCTGAAAGAAGTGATGTTCCTAACATCGACAAGAAAAA GTACCTTGTTCCGGCTGATCTTACTGTGGGGCAGTTTGTGTATGTTGTCCGTAAACGAATCAAGCTGAGTGCCGAAAAGGCgatctttgtctttgtgaaGAACACATTGCCTCCAACTG CTGCAATGATGTCTTCAATCTATGATGAGAACAAAGACGAAGATGGGTTTCTCTACATGACTTACAGTGGAGAGAACacctttggtttggtttaa
- the LOC104752863 gene encoding uncharacterized protein LOC104752863, which produces MTSEAPSWADQWGTGGIGDMPDEENNNKKDAGGKNSGQTKSTKIVDIITFKWVKNLVPKKKKEDSNS; this is translated from the coding sequence ATGACAAGTGAGGCACCAAGTTGGGCAGATCAATGGGGAACCGGAGGGATCGGGGATATGCCAGATGAAGAGAACAATAACAAGAAAGATGCAGGCGGTAAGAACTCTGGCCAAACCAAATCGACCAAGATTGTTGATATCATAACTTTCAAGTGGGTGAAGAATCTTGtgcctaagaagaagaaggaggactCTAATTCttga